One Salvelinus alpinus chromosome 9, SLU_Salpinus.1, whole genome shotgun sequence genomic window, CTTTCATCCAAACCCCAATGATTAATTTCCAAACTGTTTACTTTAAAATCCACAGTCACTAAACACATGTCTTTTGATGCGATATTATGTTAGATATCTAGGCTAGTTAAAAACGTATACAGAATGTAAACATATATTCTTAGAAAACACAAGGATCCGTCTAAAACAAGATATTGGAAGACATACCGTCTCCATTTTTCAGTTAATCTCTGAAAATTTACCAAAGTGCAGTTCAGTCATAGTTCTTAACTTTGGGTGGCCTCACGTTCTCCACACAACAGGAAGTGAAACAGGAACCAcaataaactgagaaaatataATAATATTCAAAAAGGTCAATATTTTTGGTGTTATAATCTCTATTAGGGTCAAAGGTTAGATAAATATGCATGTTTAACAAATACTTTAACACAAAATTACAAAGCGAGGATATAGGCtagaatatatattttatttacggAAATTGGTCAATATACTTTCTTGTGGTTTAATATTATCCAGCGATCCATATTGGTACAGTACCTCCACATTCAACAAAGTACAGTAGTAGTACCACTGTACTGTAGAAAAATACTTAACCCAGCGGGCAAAGGTGGTCGAAATGACATCATTACCAATCGCTTACAACCAGAACTGGTTTCGCCCGCTGGGAACTCACTCTGTTCATTCAATCTGCATTAAAAAAATACATCTTTATCCTAAGTCTTTTTCCTGCAATATAGATACGCACTCCCTCACACCCTCCTTGAATAATATAAAACCTACACTagcgataaaaaaaaaaaatacaataccaATACCGAAGACAATTTCCCCATAGTTCAGGCATGGCAGGAGGGTGTTTTTAAACCTCACAAGTTGGAAGGGAGATTGGAGACGGTGTACTCTGCCCCGGATGTAACAGGACGGCTGGGGATGGGCTGCGAAGAGTTCGGTGCTTCTTGGCTCACGGCAGTTGGAGGTTCAGATCCCACGGGAGTGTAGTGACTCAGAGGAGTGGCGTGCCCTGGGATGGGGCTGTACCATTTATTACTGCTACCACCCATCATGGGGAGAGAGGAACCAAGCCCCCCTGAAGGTATGGAGAGAGACGGTATGGAGAGAGACGCTTCCTGGGGTAGATAGCTGTGTGAGCCCGAGGTGGAAACAGTGGAGATAGTCCTGACATCCTGCGTGAATAGATCCACCAGGGACTCTGCCCTCTGCCCTCTCCCATCTACCTGGGGAGGGCATGATGTCTGTGGGGTGAGGGAGCTGTGAGAGCCATTGGCGCTGGAGGGTTGGCTGTGGAGCTGAAGCACCGTCCTGCCTGTCAGCGGGCTCTGGATGGTGGGGCTGTGTGTTACCGGTGGGGTACAGGCCGGGGAGCCATCCCCTGACCCGTACTGGGCCAGCGAGGCCAGGGCAAAGTAGGAAGAATGAGCAGAGTGCTCTGGGAGAACCTGTGGAAGGAGACTGGGGTGGAGGCCTGCCAGACTGTGATGCACCAGGGACGATGGGACTCCGACACCTCCAACGCCGGCCTGTTCTGGGATAGATATAGATAGAAACCCACTGGAGCTGTGGTGCTGGGTGGGGTTGCTAGGGCTTGTGGTCGTGTAGGGGcagtgggggaggaggaggtggcctGCTCTCTCCTGATGACCAGGTCCCATCTGGACGTGCTGCTGAGCGCTGGTAGTGTCAGAGTGAGAGTTCTGTAGCTGGCTCAGGATGGGGCTGACAGAGCTACAGATGAGAGGGCTTAGGGTGGAACCTGAGGGGGCTGAGTGGGCTGGGAATCTCGGCGTGCCCATGGTGGGCCTCCCTGATGCCTCCTGCTGGTGGGTCTGTGGTGGGCCGTAGGGGTGGTGGTGCTGGAGCTGGGCCATGCAGGAGGAGGGTGGATACTCCCGGATGGAGCCCTGgcccagggagaagggagaggctcTGCTGGGCTGAGCCTGGAAGTcggtggaggtgatggaggaggtGGGCTGGTACATGGAGGTTATAGGTGACAGAGGATAAATGGAGGAGGCTGTGGAGACTAAATGCTGCGCCCGGAGCGAGGCTAATATCGGAGTGTCCACTCCAGAACGGAACTTCACAGAACCGCCTGGAGATGCAGCCCCGGAGCCACAGCCACTGGACACGCCCACAAACATGCCCCTCTGCAGATGGTGGCCTCTAGGATCCTTGAACGACTCGGAGACAGAGAGCGGACGGTGAAAGAGGATCGGCGGGAGCTGGGCGTGGAGCTGGGAGTGGGAGAAGGCTAGAGCCAGGGAGGTGGTGGCTGCAGCGGCCTGGAGGGGGCCCTGGACCAAGGGACCCCAGATGACCCCCGGGGTGGAGGTGGGGAATGGGGCGTCGGGATCCAGGGACAGGGGAGAGGTGTTGCTCTGGATGGCCATGTCCCGGTCTTGCTGTACGATCCTCTGGATGATCGCGTTCTCCAGGAGGTTCACAGCTCCTGAGTTCTGGGTGACTTTGTGTTGGAGCACAGAGTTCCTCTTTCCTGTAGAGAAGAAAGTCAAAGAGAGAAAGATTAGTATATGTATCTGTTGCAGTCATCTTTGGGTGTGGCTGTCATATTTGATTCAGAATTAGAGAGAACCAGAATTAGAGGGAACCAGAATGAGAGAGAACCAGAATGAGAGAGAACcagaatgagagagaaacagaatgagagagaaacagaattgGAGAGAAACAGAATTAGAGAGAAACAGATTTAGAGCGAACCAGAATTAGAGAGAAACAGAATTAGAGCGAACCAGAATTAGAGAGAAGCAGAATTAGAGAGAAACAGAATTAGAGAgaaacagaatgagagagaaacagaattgGAGAGAAACAGAATTAGAGAGAAACAGAATTAGAGCGAACCAGAATTAGAGAGAAACAGAATTGGAGAGAAACAGAATTAGAGAGAAACAGAATTAGAGCGAACCAGAATTAGAGAGAAACAGAATTGGAGAGAAACAGAATTAGAGAGAAACAGAATTAGAGCGAACCAGAATTAGAGAGAAACAGAATTAGAGCGAACCAGAATTAGAGAGAAGCAGAATTAGAGAGAAACAGAATTAGAGAgaaacagaatgagagagaaacagaattgGAGAGAAACAGAATTAGAGAGAAACAGAATTAGAGCAAACCAGAATTAGAGAGAAACAGAATTAGAGCGAACCAGAATTAGAGAGAAGCAGAATTAGAGAGAAACAGAATTATAGAGAAACAGAATTAGAGAGAAACAGAATTAGAGAGAAACAGAATTAGAGAGAAACAtaatgagagagaaacagacttagagagaaacagaattagagagaaacagaattagagagaaacagaatgagagagaaacagaattagagagaaacagaatgagagagaaacagaatgagagagaaacagaattagagagaaacagaatgagagagaaacagaattagagagaaacagaatgagagagaaacagaattagagagaaacagaattagagagaaacagaattagagagaaacagaatgagagagaaacagaattagagagaaacagaatgagagagaaacagaattagagagaaacagaatgagagagaaacagaattaGAGAGAAACAGAATTAGAGAGAAACAGAATGAGAGCGAAACATAATTAGAGAGAAACAGAATTAGAGAGAAACAGAATTAGAGAGAAACAGAATTACAGAgaaacagaatgagagagaaacagaattaGAGAGAAACAGAATTAGAGAGAAACAGAATTAGAGAGAACCAGAATTAGAGAGAAACAGAATTAGAGAGAAACAGAATTAGAGAGAAACAGAATTAGAGAGAGGCCTTGGTTCTGCACACCATAGAAGGGCTTATCAAACCCTGCCTGTCATCCATTAAACCACAGCTAAATGAGGGCCTTTTTAACACAATGCTTTTACCTCAGGGCAACGAGATATCTCTCCCCTTCTGAAATTAAAACAGTTAAGATAGATTAAGATATCAGCATCGGCTTACCTAAATTTAATTCTCACACTTTCTTTTCACATATTCAGCCAGTTAAAATCCTTCCAGGTTATAATTAACATGCATGAAGAACAGTACATAGATAACATATAGTGCAGTAGAGCTGCTCTAGGACCGGCACAGTGACTGGCACAGTGACTAGCACAGTGACTGGCACAGTGACTAGCACAGTGACTGGCACAGTGAGTGGCACAGTGACTAGCACAGTGACTGGCACAGTGACTAGCACAGTGACTGGCACGGTGAGTGGCACAGTGATTGGCACAGTGACTAGCACAGTGACTGGCACAGTGACTAGCACAGTGACTGGCACGGTGAGTGGCACAGTGATTGGCACAGTGACTGGCACAGTGACTGGCACAGTGACTGGCACAGGACTAACTGGCACAGTGAGTGGCACAGTGAGTGGCACAGTGAATGGCACAGTGACTAGCACAGTGACTGGCACAGTGACTGGCACAGTGACTGGCACAGTGACTGGCACAATGACTGGCACAGTGAGTGGCACAGTGACTGGCACAATGACTGGCACAGTGAGTGGCACAGTGACTGGCACAGTGACTGGCACAATGACTGGCACAGTGAGTGGCACAGTGAGTGGCACAATGACTGGCACAGTGAGTGGCACAGTGACTGGCACAGCATGTTATTTCTCTCGCTGACACAAACTCACACTATGGTAGAACAGCAATATGCCTCGTTTTTACAAATTGTTTTAGGTTGTTGAGAGGTTCTTGAGAGGAATATCATACTACTGTAGCTACGAAAGGCTTTGGGAAACCAATCCTAGGTTGAGAGGTTCTTGAGAGGAATATCATACTACTGTAGCTACGAAAGGCTTTGGGAAACCAATCCTAGGTTGATGGCCCTCTGTAAATTGTCACCTATACGGTCCAGCCGGTCCAGAGCCACGGTCTCGAAGGCCCGTCTCATCATGGGGTACTCCTCCAGGACCTCGTTAAAGTTGTCCACAGACAGAGAGTACAGACGGCAGTACGTCTCGGCGCGAACACTGGCCGTTCTTCTGCCTCGAGTCAGCAGGCAGATCTCTGCAGGGATCGGAAGAATGATTCAGTTATAGAATAGATTGTCAACCGACCACTTGGCGTTTGTTTTGTCTGCACCTGTACATTAAAACCTCTACggactacccatcccggatccgggatcattctcatcagaaacgctgactagaatagcctagcctagcgccacagggatataatataatataatttacaTTAAATATTAAACCTATTTCATCATGCCCTATTTCTATGTAAAAGGGAAACACAATATACAGTATGAATATTTTGATTTCCAAAAACAAACTGTTAACAAAATGGCTGATATTCTCATTATGAAACAGAGCTGTGTGTGATGAGCcccatgtactgtactgttacgCACCAGAGGACAGAGAGTCAGAATAAATTATCATATCATCAATATAAGTCGATAAAACACAAAAAAGAGCCGTGTTTTCTCGACTAACTCCACAGACGGAGCACTTAATGCAATTTTAGAGCTTACAGTTTGTTCTGACCTCATCTGGTCCTTCTATCGCCAGTCAGATCAGCAAAATAAAACAGTTTCAttttagtaaaaaaaaatgtaggaGTATTAACAAGggaagctgtctgtctgtctgtctgtctgtctgtctgtctgtctgtctgtctgtctgtctgtctgtctgtctgtctgtctgtctgtctgtctgtctgtctctgtctctctctgtgtctgtctgtctgtctgtctgtctgtctgtctgtctgtctgtctgtctgtctgtctgtctgtctgtctgtctgtctgtctgtctgtctgtctgtctgtctgtctgtctgtctgtctgtctgtctgtctgtctggcctgtctgtctgtgtctgtctggtctgtctggtctgtctgtctgtctctctctctctctgtctgtctgtctgtgtgtgtgtgtctctctctctctttctggcctCCTTTAGTTCTATTTCGTTTTTTAATCTATTTATTTATTAGATTTCACAAATCTTTTGCTGATCATGAATGCATGTTCAATACAGTGCACAGGCATAACACACATTTCGTTTTGTGTTAATCTTCGTGTTGAATGGATTATATTCTCATGTTACAGTTTAATAGACACAGTGGTAACTCCACCACGAAGCTCAACCTCAACTAAATCCAAAGCCCTTTGTGAGATGATTTGTGTAATTTATTGTCTTGTCTGTAACACAGAGTCATATAAATTAATCTAATGAATCAAATGGATTATGTTTGGGGAACAACATCCCTGGGAATCTCCCCCTAAGTCCTCCAGCACCCATGTGAGGTTCCCCGGGGTTACGTATCGACAACATCCTATTTCCACTCCCCATCCCCAGGAACTATGGCCCAAATGTAGCTAAATTTGCCTATTTGGCTAACGCCGGTACATCAACATTGATATTAAGTGAACACTGAAATATTGATTAAATGGCAAATGTCTCTGTCAAATAAATTCcataaataaatcaaacaaatatCTCGGAACGATGCGGGGTCCCCCAGGGGCGAGTATTGACACCGTCCACATTCAAACTTTTATTGTgttttattgtgtttttattgTTTTAATTGTGTTTTAATTGTGTTTATATTGTGTTTTAATTTTGTTTTAATTGTGTTTtaattgtgtttttgtgtgttttattgtgtttatttgtgtttttattATGAGATCTCCAATGAGTAAGATCCCAAAATGTATTCATTACACATGGCAAATACACTTAAAACTTCAACCTTCAAATACTCACCATCCCAAAGCTACGTAATTACAGTACATTgtttccagtggtgtagtggatggCAGGAAAAATGGTAGGAAAAATGGTAGGAAAAATGGTAGGAAAAATGGTAGGAAAATGGGAggaaaaatgcattgaaagtagAGGGAACCTTACTTTACTCAACACGAATGATGATCAGTATTTATCCACCTAGTGTcttaccactacaccactgatggggctcccgagtggcacagcggtctaatgcactgcatctcagtgctagaggtaccactacagaccctggtttgattccaggctgtatcacaaccggccgtgattgggagtcccataggggcggcgcacaattgtcccagcgtcgtccgggtttggcccggtgtaggccgtcatttgtaaataagaatttgttcttaaactgacttgccctAGATAAATAAAGATTATAGAAATAAATAAAGATACAAATTGTTTCATTGTTAGTAGTGTGTCAGTGTGGATATTATAACAGAGGCGACAGGTGACATCTTTCCTACCTCCAAAGTAGGACCCGTCAGACAgcttggtctctttgttgcccttGGCGATGACGCAGACCACCCCGTGTTGGATGAAGTACATCTTTCTGCCGACGGTCCCCTCCATAACCACGCTATCCGTGGGCTGGAACACCTCAAAGCGCAGCTTGGTCAGCATTGACGTCACAAAGTTGGGGTCGGCGTTGGCGAACAGAGGCATCGAAGCCACCAGCTTACGACAGTTGAAGTTGACGATTTCCTGCAAAAAGACAGAAATCATGAAATAGAATAAAACTATATTTTAAGTACACAAAAAACACATCAACAATCACCATGACAACGGGATAATAAGATTCAGGACGCTAGCGAGGTAGTGGTATCGTGATAAACATTTTGTAGGGGCTCCTATGACACTTCTAAGAGACGTATGAACAGAGATCTATTGGTATATATCATATGTAGAGGCTGTCAAATCTTCAATATAAACACAAAAACAATCCCACGTTCATAGCATTCCAATAGCATAACGATGAACTTGTTGACAAACATAAAGCGTGGCCACATTTAGACATTTATTAGACTACATTACAATTCAATCTTTGTTTACACTAGTGGTATCATGATAAACATTTTgtaggcgggtagcctagtggttagagcgttggaccagtaaccgtaaaggttgcttagatcaaatccccgagctgacaaagtacaaatctgtcgttctgccaattgaacgaggcagttaacccactgttcctaggccgtcattgtaaaataagaatttgttcttagctgatttgcctagttaaataaaggttaaataaaaaaaatacactatGTCCCTTATTTGCAGCAAACATATAcccggtcccaaatggcaccctattctctatgtagtgcactactttttgaccagagcctaatggtccctgatcaaaagtagggcactaaatagggaatagggtgccatttggagaaGTCTACAGGTGACAGCTAAGTAATCACGTTAATGGGGTCGCTACACAGAATATCGAACGGAAACGTTCCTCAACAAAGTCCGAATGTGTCCTATCTACTAGCCAATGGGATGAAGGCATCACGCCCTGCCATCATTAGGGTGATAAATAACTGCAGTCATAGGGGTTTGAGTCCCAGATGGAACCTTATCCTCtacatactgtagtgcactacataccagagccctgtgggctaGAAAGAGAATAGTGTGGCCTTTTGGGACTCCGTCATTGAGATGATGGAGATTAAGCCGTGATCGAGCCAGAACCAGCGGAGGTTATGATTATCATGACAATGGGTCTGTCGTCAAGtggagataacacacacacacacacacacaccgcacgcacgcacgcacc contains:
- the LOC139584225 gene encoding potassium/sodium hyperpolarization-activated cyclic nucleotide-gated channel 3-like, translated to MDRFHSSMRKRLYSLPQNIDQKGSVSVMVDDGGEYGGSDDTKKKSTGIRLKSLPPPGSSPTSSWKSNGDRDPKSGTAGDLETDIAIKTNLNGDCRLVRGRLSSITGRLTLGSDPAEQRRLISEADTGANEESYPGGGELGVQGAGGRSAGAHRRSSVFDQSTFIKLEGTEPIMPDEVEQLYRAGFMHRQFGAMLQPGVNKFSLRMLGSERAVEHERERVKSAGFWIIHPYSDFRFYWDLIMLFLMVGNLIIIPVGITFFKDEHTPPWIVFNVISDTLFLIDLVLNFRTGIVKEDNTEIILDPQTIKIKYLKSWFVVDFISSIPVDYIFLIVETRIDSDFYKTARALRIVRFTKILSLLRLLRLSRLIRYIHQWEEVFHMTYDLASAMVRIVNLIAMMLLLCHWDGCLQFLVPMLQEFPSDCWVTRNKMVNDTWGQQYSYALFKAMSHMLCIGYGMYPPVGLVDVWLTILSMIVGATCYALFVGHATALIQSLDSSRRQYQEKYKQVEQYMSFHKLPADMRQRVHDYYEHRFQGKMFDEDSILGELNEPLREEIVNFNCRKLVASMPLFANADPNFVTSMLTKLRFEVFQPTDSVVMEGTVGRKMYFIQHGVVCVIAKGNKETKLSDGSYFGEICLLTRGRRTASVRAETYCRLYSLSVDNFNEVLEEYPMMRRAFETVALDRLDRIGKRNSVLQHKVTQNSGAVNLLENAIIQRIVQQDRDMAIQSNTSPLSLDPDAPFPTSTPGVIWGPLVQGPLQAAAATTSLALAFSHSQLHAQLPPILFHRPLSVSESFKDPRGHHLQRGMFVGVSSGCGSGAASPGGSVKFRSGVDTPILASLRAQHLVSTASSIYPLSPITSMYQPTSSITSTDFQAQPSRASPFSLGQGSIREYPPSSCMAQLQHHHPYGPPQTHQQEASGRPTMGTPRFPAHSAPSGSTLSPLICSSVSPILSQLQNSHSDTTSAQQHVQMGPGHQERAGHLLLPHCPYTTTSPSNPTQHHSSSGFLSISIPEQAGVGGVGVPSSLVHHSLAGLHPSLLPQVLPEHSAHSSYFALASLAQYGSGDGSPACTPPVTHSPTIQSPLTGRTVLQLHSQPSSANGSHSSLTPQTSCPPQVDGRGQRAESLVDLFTQDVRTISTVSTSGSHSYLPQEASLSIPSLSIPSGGLGSSLPMMGGSSNKWYSPIPGHATPLSHYTPVGSEPPTAVSQEAPNSSQPIPSRPVTSGAEYTVSNLPSNL